The window CCCTCGGGCGCCCTTCTCTTGTCGGATCTGATCTACCTCGACTCGCCCGCGCCCGAGCGGATCGCGCGCGTTCTGGCCTCGTCCGCTCCGGGGAGCCCCCTCGGCAGACTCGAGATCTCGCCGGCCGTGCGCGCGGTCTTTGAGGAAGGTCTCTATCGCTACGAGAATGAGCGGAGCTACCACGAGCTTCTGACCGTGTGCGGATTCGATCCCCTCTTCGCGTTTCCAGTCCCCGAGAGCGCGTGGAACAGCTACTACGACTTCGCCGCGCGGGGGCTCGAGACGGAGATTGCCGGAGGGAGTCCCGAGAGAGAGCCCGCGGCGAGCCCCAAGGAGGCCCCTCCCGTGCTTCGGATTCCGGTCGAGATCGCCGAGCTTGCCGCCTTCTACTGCTGGGGCGGCCGGTGGGCGCTCGGCTATCTCGTCTGCGGGGCGAGGGCGCGCTAAACGACGCCTGCCGGGCATGTGTCTCGCTCGGTAGGGAGGATGATGGAGATCTCGGACGAAGGGCTCGTGATCGCGGCTCGATCCGGAGACGAGAAGGCCTTCGAGGAGCTGGTCCGCCGCCACTACGAGCAGGTCTACCAGAGAATCCGCCGCATCCTCCGCAACAGGGAAGACGCCCTCGACGTCGCGCAGGAAGCCTTCCTGAAGGCCTTTCGGAGCCTCGACCAGATCCGCGACGGGCGCACCGTCCGCGCGTGGCTCGGGCAGATCGGCGTGAGGCTCGCGCTCAACAGGGCGGAGCGGGACCGATTCCGCCGCATGGTCTCGATGGACGGGGAAGAGGGCGAGGCGGAGCCGGCCGTCCGCGAGGATCCGCTGGAGAGATCCGAGATCGCGCGGGACGCGCGGTTGATCGAAGGGGAGATCGGGCGCCTGCCCGCCGCGCAGCGGACCGCATTTCATCTGCGGCACTTCGAGGGGCTCCCCTTCCGCGAGGTGGCGGAGTGGATGGGAAACAGCGAGGCGACGGCGCGCGTGCTCTACTTCCAGGCCGTCCGGCGGCTCCGGGCGAAGATCGAGGAGAGAGGATGAACGAGGAGCGAGCGACGGAGCATCCCGACGAGGATCTTCTGGCCGCCTGGATTCTCGAGGGGGAGGAGCCGGAAGGGATACGGGGAATCCGCCTGCATGTCGAGGAGTGTCGGGCCTGCGCCGCGCGGATCGCTT is drawn from Candidatus Eisenbacteria bacterium and contains these coding sequences:
- a CDS encoding RNA polymerase sigma factor → MMEISDEGLVIAARSGDEKAFEELVRRHYEQVYQRIRRILRNREDALDVAQEAFLKAFRSLDQIRDGRTVRAWLGQIGVRLALNRAERDRFRRMVSMDGEEGEAEPAVREDPLERSEIARDARLIEGEIGRLPAAQRTAFHLRHFEGLPFREVAEWMGNSEATARVLYFQAVRRLRAKIEERG